One part of the Girardinichthys multiradiatus isolate DD_20200921_A chromosome 10, DD_fGirMul_XY1, whole genome shotgun sequence genome encodes these proteins:
- the atp2a1l gene encoding ATPase sarcoplasmic/endoplasmic reticulum Ca2+ transporting 1, like isoform X3 translates to MENSHTKTTPECLAYFGVNENVGLSPDQVKKNLDKFGFNELPAEEGKSIWELIFEQFEDLLVRILLLAACISFVLAWFEEGEETVTAFVEPFVILLILIANAIVGVWQERNAEDAIEALKEYEPEMGKVYRSDRKSVQMIKAREIVPGDIVEVSVGDKVPADIRIVSIKSTTLRVDQSILTGESVSVIKHTDAVPDLRAVNQDKKNMLFSGTNIAAGKAIGVVAATGVSTEIGKIRDQMAATEQEKTPLQAKLDEFGEQLSKVISLICVAVWAINIGHFNDPVHGGSWIRGAVYYFKIAVALAVAAIPEGLPAVITTCLALGTRRMAKKNAIVRSLPSVETLGCTSVICSDKTGTLTTNQMCVTKMFVVKNVDGDHVDLDAFDISGSKYTPEGEVSYGGNKVNCSQYDGLVELATICALCNDSSLDYNESKKIYEKVGEATETALCCLVEKMNVFNSNVKSLSRIERANACCSVIKQLMKKNFTLEFSRDRKSMSVYCTAGKGDGGAKMFVKGAPEGVIERCAYVRVGTTRVPLTNAIKDKIMAVIRDWGTGRDTLRCLALATHDHPLKPEEMNLEDSTKFADYETDLTFVGCVGMLDPPRKEVTSSIELCRAAGIRVIMITGDNKGTAIAICRRIGIFGEDEDVSGKAYTGREFDDLPLTEQSEAVRRACCFARVEPSHKSKIVEFLQSFDDITAMTGDGVNDAPALKKAEIGIAMGSGTAVAKSASEMVLADDNFSSIVSAVEEGRAIYNNMKQFIRYLISSNVGEVVCIFLTAALGLPEALIPVQLLWVNLVTDGLPATALGFNPPDLDIMGKAPRSPKEPLISGWLFFRYMAIGGYVGAATVGGAAWWFLYDTTGPGITYYQLSHFMQCHGENEDFAGLDCELFEATPPMTMALSVLVTIEMCNALNSLSENQSLLRMPPWSNFWLLAAMTLSMSLHFMIIYVDPLPMIFKLTHLSVEQWLMVLKLSFPVILIDEVLKFVARNYVEK, encoded by the exons ATGGAGAACTCACACACAAAGACGACGCCAGAATGCCTGGCTTACTTCGGGGTGAACGAGAACGTCGGCCTCTCTCCCGACCAGGTCAAGAAGAACTTGGACAAATTTGGCTTCAATG AGCTGCCCGCTGAGGAAG GCAAGAGCATCTGGGAGCTGATCTTTGAGCAGTTCGAGGACTTGCTCGTCAGGATTTTGCTGCTGGCTGCATGCATCTCCTTT GTGCTGGCCTGGTTTGAAGAGGGCGAGGAGACCGTCACCGCCTTTGTGGAACCCTTCGTCATCCTTCTTATCCTCATCGCTAACGCTATTGTTGGTGTGTGGCAG GAGCGTAATGCTGAAGACGCCATCGAGGCTCTCAAGGAGTACGAGCCTGAGATGGGCAAAGTTTACCGTTCTGACAGAAAGAGTGTGCAGATGATCAAGGCCAGAGAAATTGTCCCCGGAGACATTGTGGAGGTGTCTG TTGGTGACAAAGTCCCCGCTGACATCAGGATTGTTTCTATCAAGTCCACCACCCTGCGTGTTGACCAGTCCATCCTTACCG GTGAGTCTGTCAGTGTGATCAAGCACACTGACGCTGTCCCTGACCTCAGAGCTGTCAACCAGGACAAGAAGAACATGCTTTTCTCT GGCACCAACATTGCTGCTGGCAAGGCCATTGGTGTGGTTGCAGCCACCGGAGTCTCCACCGAGATTGGCAAGATCCGTGACCAGATGGCTGCCACCGAGCAGGAGAAGACTCCTCTGCAGGCCAAGCTGGACGAGTTCGGCGAGCAGCTGTCCAAGGTCATCTCACTGATCTGTGTTGCTGTCTGGGCCATCAACATTGGGCACTTCAACGACCCAGTCCACGGAGGCTCATGGATCCGTGGTGCTGTCTATTACTTCAAGATTGCTGTTGCTCTGGCTGTGGCTGCCATCCCTGAAG GTCTGCCAGCTGTCATCACCACCTGCCTGGCTCTTGGTACCCGCCGTATGGCCAAGAAGAACGCCATCGTCAGAAGCCTGCCCTCTGTGGAGACCCTCGGCTGCACCTCCGTCATCTGCTCCGACAAGACCGGCACCCTCACAACCAACCAGATGTGTGTGACCAAG ATGTTTGTTGTCAAGAACGTTGATGGGGACCATGTTGACCTTGATGCCTTTGACATCTCTGGCTCCAAGTACACCCCTGAGGGCGAGGT TTCCTATGGAGGTAACAAGGTGAACTGCAGCCAATATGATGGCCTTGTTGAGCTGGCAACCATCTGCGCTCTGTGCAATGACTCCTCTCTGGACTACAATGAG TCCAAGAAGATCTATGAGAAGGTCGGTGAGGCCACAGAGACTGCACTGTGCTGCCTGGTTGAGAAGATGAACGTGTTTAACAGCAATGTAAAGAGCCTGTCCAGGATTGAGAGAGCCAACGCCTGCTGCAGT GTGATTAAGCAGCTTATGAAGAAGAACTTCACCCTAGAGTTCTCTCGTGACAGGAAGTCCATGTCCGTGTACTGCACCGCAGGCAAGGGTGACGGTGGTGCCAAGATGTTTGTTAAG GGTGCCCCGGAGGGTGTGATTGAGAGGTGTGCCTATGTACGTGTTGGCACCACACGTGTTCCCTTGACTAACGCCATCAAGGACAAGATCATGGCCGTCATCAGGGACTGGGGTACTGGCCGTGACACCCTGCGTTGTCTGGCTTTGGCCACCCATGACCACCCACTGAAGCCAGAGGAGATGAACCTTGAGGACTCAACCAAGTTTGCCGATTATGAG ACTGATCTGACCTTCGTTGGTTGCGTGGGTATGCTTGATCCCCCTCGTAAGGAGGTCACCAGCTCTATCGAGCTGTGCAGAGCTGCTGGAATCCGTGTCATAATGATTACTG GTGACAACAAGGGAACAGCTATTGCTATCTGCCGTCGCATTGGCATCTTCGGTGAGGATGAGGATGTTTCTGGCAAGGCCTACACTGGCCGTGAGTTTGATGATTTGCCCCTGACCGAGCAGTCCGAAGCCGTGCGCAGGGCTTGCTGCTTTGCCCGTGTAGAGCCGTCCCACAAGTCCAAGATTGTTGAGTTCCTTCAGAGTTTCGATGACATTACAGCTATG ACTGGTGACGGAGTGAACGATGCCCCGGCCCTGAAGAAGGCCGAGATCGGCATCGCCATGGGCTCTGGCACTGCCGTTGCCAAGTCTGCCTCTGAGATGGTCCTGGCTGACGACAACTTCTCCTCCATTGTGTCTGCTGTTGAGGAGGGCAGAGCTATCTACAACAACATGAAGCAGTTCATCCGCTACCTTATCTCCTCCAACGTTGGTGAGGTCGTCTG tatcTTCCTGACTGCTGCTCTGGGTCTGCCTGAGGCTCTGATCCCTGTCCAGCTGCTCTGGGTCAACCTGGTCACTGATGGTCTGCCCGCCACTGCTCTGGGCTTCAACCCCCCTGATCTGGACATCATGGGCAAGGCCCCACGTTCCCCCAAAGAGCCTTTGATCTCTGGCTGGCTGTTCTTCAGATACATGGCTATTGGAG GATACGTTGGTGCTGCCACTGTTGGTGGTGCTGCCTGGTGGTTCCTCTATGATACCACTGGTCCCGGCATTACCTACTACCAGCTG TCCCATTTCATGCAGTGCCACGGTGAGAACGAGGACTTTGCCGGCCTTGACTGTGAGCTCTTTGAGGCGACTCCACCCATGACTATGGCCCTGTCTGTGCTGGTCACCATTGAGATGTGCAACGCTCTTAACAG cTTGTCTGAGAACCAGTCTCTTCTGCGTATGCCCCCATGGAGCAACTTCTGGCTGCTCGCTGCCATGACCCTGTCCATGTCCCTGCACTTCATGATCATCTATGTTGACCCTCTGCCC ATGATCTTCAAGCTGACCCATCTGTCAGTTGAACAGTGGTTGATGGTCCTGAAACTTTCCTTCCCTGTCATCCTTATTGATGAGGTGTTGAAGTTCGTTGCCCGCAACTACGTTGAAA AGTAA
- the atp2a1l gene encoding ATPase sarcoplasmic/endoplasmic reticulum Ca2+ transporting 1, like isoform X1 has translation MENSHTKTTPECLAYFGVNENVGLSPDQVKKNLDKFGFNELPAEEGKSIWELIFEQFEDLLVRILLLAACISFVLAWFEEGEETVTAFVEPFVILLILIANAIVGVWQERNAEDAIEALKEYEPEMGKVYRSDRKSVQMIKAREIVPGDIVEVSVGDKVPADIRIVSIKSTTLRVDQSILTGESVSVIKHTDAVPDLRAVNQDKKNMLFSGTNIAAGKAIGVVAATGVSTEIGKIRDQMAATEQEKTPLQAKLDEFGEQLSKVISLICVAVWAINIGHFNDPVHGGSWIRGAVYYFKIAVALAVAAIPEGLPAVITTCLALGTRRMAKKNAIVRSLPSVETLGCTSVICSDKTGTLTTNQMCVTKMFVVKNVDGDHVDLDAFDISGSKYTPEGEVSYGGNKVNCSQYDGLVELATICALCNDSSLDYNESKKIYEKVGEATETALCCLVEKMNVFNSNVKSLSRIERANACCSVIKQLMKKNFTLEFSRDRKSMSVYCTAGKGDGGAKMFVKGAPEGVIERCAYVRVGTTRVPLTNAIKDKIMAVIRDWGTGRDTLRCLALATHDHPLKPEEMNLEDSTKFADYETDLTFVGCVGMLDPPRKEVTSSIELCRAAGIRVIMITGDNKGTAIAICRRIGIFGEDEDVSGKAYTGREFDDLPLTEQSEAVRRACCFARVEPSHKSKIVEFLQSFDDITAMTGDGVNDAPALKKAEIGIAMGSGTAVAKSASEMVLADDNFSSIVSAVEEGRAIYNNMKQFIRYLISSNVGEVVCIFLTAALGLPEALIPVQLLWVNLVTDGLPATALGFNPPDLDIMGKAPRSPKEPLISGWLFFRYMAIGGYVGAATVGGAAWWFLYDTTGPGITYYQLSHFMQCHGENEDFAGLDCELFEATPPMTMALSVLVTIEMCNALNSLSENQSLLRMPPWSNFWLLAAMTLSMSLHFMIIYVDPLPMIFKLTHLSVEQWLMVLKLSFPVILIDEVLKFVARNYVETGTDVKK, from the exons ATGGAGAACTCACACACAAAGACGACGCCAGAATGCCTGGCTTACTTCGGGGTGAACGAGAACGTCGGCCTCTCTCCCGACCAGGTCAAGAAGAACTTGGACAAATTTGGCTTCAATG AGCTGCCCGCTGAGGAAG GCAAGAGCATCTGGGAGCTGATCTTTGAGCAGTTCGAGGACTTGCTCGTCAGGATTTTGCTGCTGGCTGCATGCATCTCCTTT GTGCTGGCCTGGTTTGAAGAGGGCGAGGAGACCGTCACCGCCTTTGTGGAACCCTTCGTCATCCTTCTTATCCTCATCGCTAACGCTATTGTTGGTGTGTGGCAG GAGCGTAATGCTGAAGACGCCATCGAGGCTCTCAAGGAGTACGAGCCTGAGATGGGCAAAGTTTACCGTTCTGACAGAAAGAGTGTGCAGATGATCAAGGCCAGAGAAATTGTCCCCGGAGACATTGTGGAGGTGTCTG TTGGTGACAAAGTCCCCGCTGACATCAGGATTGTTTCTATCAAGTCCACCACCCTGCGTGTTGACCAGTCCATCCTTACCG GTGAGTCTGTCAGTGTGATCAAGCACACTGACGCTGTCCCTGACCTCAGAGCTGTCAACCAGGACAAGAAGAACATGCTTTTCTCT GGCACCAACATTGCTGCTGGCAAGGCCATTGGTGTGGTTGCAGCCACCGGAGTCTCCACCGAGATTGGCAAGATCCGTGACCAGATGGCTGCCACCGAGCAGGAGAAGACTCCTCTGCAGGCCAAGCTGGACGAGTTCGGCGAGCAGCTGTCCAAGGTCATCTCACTGATCTGTGTTGCTGTCTGGGCCATCAACATTGGGCACTTCAACGACCCAGTCCACGGAGGCTCATGGATCCGTGGTGCTGTCTATTACTTCAAGATTGCTGTTGCTCTGGCTGTGGCTGCCATCCCTGAAG GTCTGCCAGCTGTCATCACCACCTGCCTGGCTCTTGGTACCCGCCGTATGGCCAAGAAGAACGCCATCGTCAGAAGCCTGCCCTCTGTGGAGACCCTCGGCTGCACCTCCGTCATCTGCTCCGACAAGACCGGCACCCTCACAACCAACCAGATGTGTGTGACCAAG ATGTTTGTTGTCAAGAACGTTGATGGGGACCATGTTGACCTTGATGCCTTTGACATCTCTGGCTCCAAGTACACCCCTGAGGGCGAGGT TTCCTATGGAGGTAACAAGGTGAACTGCAGCCAATATGATGGCCTTGTTGAGCTGGCAACCATCTGCGCTCTGTGCAATGACTCCTCTCTGGACTACAATGAG TCCAAGAAGATCTATGAGAAGGTCGGTGAGGCCACAGAGACTGCACTGTGCTGCCTGGTTGAGAAGATGAACGTGTTTAACAGCAATGTAAAGAGCCTGTCCAGGATTGAGAGAGCCAACGCCTGCTGCAGT GTGATTAAGCAGCTTATGAAGAAGAACTTCACCCTAGAGTTCTCTCGTGACAGGAAGTCCATGTCCGTGTACTGCACCGCAGGCAAGGGTGACGGTGGTGCCAAGATGTTTGTTAAG GGTGCCCCGGAGGGTGTGATTGAGAGGTGTGCCTATGTACGTGTTGGCACCACACGTGTTCCCTTGACTAACGCCATCAAGGACAAGATCATGGCCGTCATCAGGGACTGGGGTACTGGCCGTGACACCCTGCGTTGTCTGGCTTTGGCCACCCATGACCACCCACTGAAGCCAGAGGAGATGAACCTTGAGGACTCAACCAAGTTTGCCGATTATGAG ACTGATCTGACCTTCGTTGGTTGCGTGGGTATGCTTGATCCCCCTCGTAAGGAGGTCACCAGCTCTATCGAGCTGTGCAGAGCTGCTGGAATCCGTGTCATAATGATTACTG GTGACAACAAGGGAACAGCTATTGCTATCTGCCGTCGCATTGGCATCTTCGGTGAGGATGAGGATGTTTCTGGCAAGGCCTACACTGGCCGTGAGTTTGATGATTTGCCCCTGACCGAGCAGTCCGAAGCCGTGCGCAGGGCTTGCTGCTTTGCCCGTGTAGAGCCGTCCCACAAGTCCAAGATTGTTGAGTTCCTTCAGAGTTTCGATGACATTACAGCTATG ACTGGTGACGGAGTGAACGATGCCCCGGCCCTGAAGAAGGCCGAGATCGGCATCGCCATGGGCTCTGGCACTGCCGTTGCCAAGTCTGCCTCTGAGATGGTCCTGGCTGACGACAACTTCTCCTCCATTGTGTCTGCTGTTGAGGAGGGCAGAGCTATCTACAACAACATGAAGCAGTTCATCCGCTACCTTATCTCCTCCAACGTTGGTGAGGTCGTCTG tatcTTCCTGACTGCTGCTCTGGGTCTGCCTGAGGCTCTGATCCCTGTCCAGCTGCTCTGGGTCAACCTGGTCACTGATGGTCTGCCCGCCACTGCTCTGGGCTTCAACCCCCCTGATCTGGACATCATGGGCAAGGCCCCACGTTCCCCCAAAGAGCCTTTGATCTCTGGCTGGCTGTTCTTCAGATACATGGCTATTGGAG GATACGTTGGTGCTGCCACTGTTGGTGGTGCTGCCTGGTGGTTCCTCTATGATACCACTGGTCCCGGCATTACCTACTACCAGCTG TCCCATTTCATGCAGTGCCACGGTGAGAACGAGGACTTTGCCGGCCTTGACTGTGAGCTCTTTGAGGCGACTCCACCCATGACTATGGCCCTGTCTGTGCTGGTCACCATTGAGATGTGCAACGCTCTTAACAG cTTGTCTGAGAACCAGTCTCTTCTGCGTATGCCCCCATGGAGCAACTTCTGGCTGCTCGCTGCCATGACCCTGTCCATGTCCCTGCACTTCATGATCATCTATGTTGACCCTCTGCCC ATGATCTTCAAGCTGACCCATCTGTCAGTTGAACAGTGGTTGATGGTCCTGAAACTTTCCTTCCCTGTCATCCTTATTGATGAGGTGTTGAAGTTCGTTGCCCGCAACTACGTTGAAA CAGGCACAGACGTTAAAAAGTAG
- the atp2a1l gene encoding ATPase sarcoplasmic/endoplasmic reticulum Ca2+ transporting 1, like isoform X2: MENSHTKTTPECLAYFGVNENVGLSPDQVKKNLDKFGFNELPAEEGKSIWELIFEQFEDLLVRILLLAACISFVLAWFEEGEETVTAFVEPFVILLILIANAIVGVWQERNAEDAIEALKEYEPEMGKVYRSDRKSVQMIKAREIVPGDIVEVSVGDKVPADIRIVSIKSTTLRVDQSILTGESVSVIKHTDAVPDLRAVNQDKKNMLFSGTNIAAGKAIGVVAATGVSTEIGKIRDQMAATEQEKTPLQAKLDEFGEQLSKVISLICVAVWAINIGHFNDPVHGGSWIRGAVYYFKIAVALAVAAIPEGLPAVITTCLALGTRRMAKKNAIVRSLPSVETLGCTSVICSDKTGTLTTNQMCVTKMFVVKNVDGDHVDLDAFDISGSKYTPEGEVSYGGNKVNCSQYDGLVELATICALCNDSSLDYNESKKIYEKVGEATETALCCLVEKMNVFNSNVKSLSRIERANACCSVIKQLMKKNFTLEFSRDRKSMSVYCTAGKGDGGAKMFVKGAPEGVIERCAYVRVGTTRVPLTNAIKDKIMAVIRDWGTGRDTLRCLALATHDHPLKPEEMNLEDSTKFADYETDLTFVGCVGMLDPPRKEVTSSIELCRAAGIRVIMITGDNKGTAIAICRRIGIFGEDEDVSGKAYTGREFDDLPLTEQSEAVRRACCFARVEPSHKSKIVEFLQSFDDITAMTGDGVNDAPALKKAEIGIAMGSGTAVAKSASEMVLADDNFSSIVSAVEEGRAIYNNMKQFIRYLISSNVGEVVCIFLTAALGLPEALIPVQLLWVNLVTDGLPATALGFNPPDLDIMGKAPRSPKEPLISGWLFFRYMAIGGYVGAATVGGAAWWFLYDTTGPGITYYQLSHFMQCHGENEDFAGLDCELFEATPPMTMALSVLVTIEMCNALNSLSENQSLLRMPPWSNFWLLAAMTLSMSLHFMIIYVDPLPMIFKLTHLSVEQWLMVLKLSFPVILIDEVLKFVARNYVESTDVKK; the protein is encoded by the exons ATGGAGAACTCACACACAAAGACGACGCCAGAATGCCTGGCTTACTTCGGGGTGAACGAGAACGTCGGCCTCTCTCCCGACCAGGTCAAGAAGAACTTGGACAAATTTGGCTTCAATG AGCTGCCCGCTGAGGAAG GCAAGAGCATCTGGGAGCTGATCTTTGAGCAGTTCGAGGACTTGCTCGTCAGGATTTTGCTGCTGGCTGCATGCATCTCCTTT GTGCTGGCCTGGTTTGAAGAGGGCGAGGAGACCGTCACCGCCTTTGTGGAACCCTTCGTCATCCTTCTTATCCTCATCGCTAACGCTATTGTTGGTGTGTGGCAG GAGCGTAATGCTGAAGACGCCATCGAGGCTCTCAAGGAGTACGAGCCTGAGATGGGCAAAGTTTACCGTTCTGACAGAAAGAGTGTGCAGATGATCAAGGCCAGAGAAATTGTCCCCGGAGACATTGTGGAGGTGTCTG TTGGTGACAAAGTCCCCGCTGACATCAGGATTGTTTCTATCAAGTCCACCACCCTGCGTGTTGACCAGTCCATCCTTACCG GTGAGTCTGTCAGTGTGATCAAGCACACTGACGCTGTCCCTGACCTCAGAGCTGTCAACCAGGACAAGAAGAACATGCTTTTCTCT GGCACCAACATTGCTGCTGGCAAGGCCATTGGTGTGGTTGCAGCCACCGGAGTCTCCACCGAGATTGGCAAGATCCGTGACCAGATGGCTGCCACCGAGCAGGAGAAGACTCCTCTGCAGGCCAAGCTGGACGAGTTCGGCGAGCAGCTGTCCAAGGTCATCTCACTGATCTGTGTTGCTGTCTGGGCCATCAACATTGGGCACTTCAACGACCCAGTCCACGGAGGCTCATGGATCCGTGGTGCTGTCTATTACTTCAAGATTGCTGTTGCTCTGGCTGTGGCTGCCATCCCTGAAG GTCTGCCAGCTGTCATCACCACCTGCCTGGCTCTTGGTACCCGCCGTATGGCCAAGAAGAACGCCATCGTCAGAAGCCTGCCCTCTGTGGAGACCCTCGGCTGCACCTCCGTCATCTGCTCCGACAAGACCGGCACCCTCACAACCAACCAGATGTGTGTGACCAAG ATGTTTGTTGTCAAGAACGTTGATGGGGACCATGTTGACCTTGATGCCTTTGACATCTCTGGCTCCAAGTACACCCCTGAGGGCGAGGT TTCCTATGGAGGTAACAAGGTGAACTGCAGCCAATATGATGGCCTTGTTGAGCTGGCAACCATCTGCGCTCTGTGCAATGACTCCTCTCTGGACTACAATGAG TCCAAGAAGATCTATGAGAAGGTCGGTGAGGCCACAGAGACTGCACTGTGCTGCCTGGTTGAGAAGATGAACGTGTTTAACAGCAATGTAAAGAGCCTGTCCAGGATTGAGAGAGCCAACGCCTGCTGCAGT GTGATTAAGCAGCTTATGAAGAAGAACTTCACCCTAGAGTTCTCTCGTGACAGGAAGTCCATGTCCGTGTACTGCACCGCAGGCAAGGGTGACGGTGGTGCCAAGATGTTTGTTAAG GGTGCCCCGGAGGGTGTGATTGAGAGGTGTGCCTATGTACGTGTTGGCACCACACGTGTTCCCTTGACTAACGCCATCAAGGACAAGATCATGGCCGTCATCAGGGACTGGGGTACTGGCCGTGACACCCTGCGTTGTCTGGCTTTGGCCACCCATGACCACCCACTGAAGCCAGAGGAGATGAACCTTGAGGACTCAACCAAGTTTGCCGATTATGAG ACTGATCTGACCTTCGTTGGTTGCGTGGGTATGCTTGATCCCCCTCGTAAGGAGGTCACCAGCTCTATCGAGCTGTGCAGAGCTGCTGGAATCCGTGTCATAATGATTACTG GTGACAACAAGGGAACAGCTATTGCTATCTGCCGTCGCATTGGCATCTTCGGTGAGGATGAGGATGTTTCTGGCAAGGCCTACACTGGCCGTGAGTTTGATGATTTGCCCCTGACCGAGCAGTCCGAAGCCGTGCGCAGGGCTTGCTGCTTTGCCCGTGTAGAGCCGTCCCACAAGTCCAAGATTGTTGAGTTCCTTCAGAGTTTCGATGACATTACAGCTATG ACTGGTGACGGAGTGAACGATGCCCCGGCCCTGAAGAAGGCCGAGATCGGCATCGCCATGGGCTCTGGCACTGCCGTTGCCAAGTCTGCCTCTGAGATGGTCCTGGCTGACGACAACTTCTCCTCCATTGTGTCTGCTGTTGAGGAGGGCAGAGCTATCTACAACAACATGAAGCAGTTCATCCGCTACCTTATCTCCTCCAACGTTGGTGAGGTCGTCTG tatcTTCCTGACTGCTGCTCTGGGTCTGCCTGAGGCTCTGATCCCTGTCCAGCTGCTCTGGGTCAACCTGGTCACTGATGGTCTGCCCGCCACTGCTCTGGGCTTCAACCCCCCTGATCTGGACATCATGGGCAAGGCCCCACGTTCCCCCAAAGAGCCTTTGATCTCTGGCTGGCTGTTCTTCAGATACATGGCTATTGGAG GATACGTTGGTGCTGCCACTGTTGGTGGTGCTGCCTGGTGGTTCCTCTATGATACCACTGGTCCCGGCATTACCTACTACCAGCTG TCCCATTTCATGCAGTGCCACGGTGAGAACGAGGACTTTGCCGGCCTTGACTGTGAGCTCTTTGAGGCGACTCCACCCATGACTATGGCCCTGTCTGTGCTGGTCACCATTGAGATGTGCAACGCTCTTAACAG cTTGTCTGAGAACCAGTCTCTTCTGCGTATGCCCCCATGGAGCAACTTCTGGCTGCTCGCTGCCATGACCCTGTCCATGTCCCTGCACTTCATGATCATCTATGTTGACCCTCTGCCC ATGATCTTCAAGCTGACCCATCTGTCAGTTGAACAGTGGTTGATGGTCCTGAAACTTTCCTTCCCTGTCATCCTTATTGATGAGGTGTTGAAGTTCGTTGCCCGCAACTACGTTGAAA GCACAGACGTTAAAAAGTAG